Proteins encoded in a region of the Paenibacillus sp. E222 genome:
- a CDS encoding nitroreductase family protein, giving the protein MSTGLRQDTANGKKRTGTCEFSPLPVPQSVIRRLLDEADPSLYVISSEPWRFMLFASEGRQLYLEAVRQSYPPHLADRYGDWATYQYTEAIPAHLVVVAPSSAREDHVLPAKAWSKRFCILAAEQGLNAVWKINDYQQHPVFMNLMGLTSEEKVLGVFHIGYGDQSALRDIDAGRPASELMTVYDHLV; this is encoded by the coding sequence ATGTCTACCGGTTTGAGACAAGATACAGCAAACGGCAAGAAACGTACAGGAACTTGTGAATTCAGCCCGTTGCCTGTACCGCAGTCGGTGATAAGACGGTTGCTGGATGAAGCAGATCCATCTTTATATGTGATAAGTTCAGAGCCTTGGCGGTTTATGTTGTTTGCCAGTGAAGGCCGTCAACTGTATCTGGAGGCGGTCAGACAGAGTTACCCACCACATTTGGCAGATCGTTACGGGGACTGGGCTACATATCAATATACAGAGGCTATTCCGGCACATCTGGTTGTTGTCGCTCCTTCGAGTGCCAGGGAGGACCATGTATTGCCTGCAAAAGCCTGGAGCAAACGTTTTTGCATCCTGGCAGCAGAACAAGGGTTGAATGCCGTCTGGAAGATCAATGATTATCAACAGCATCCCGTGTTTATGAATTTGATGGGTTTAACGAGTGAGGAAAAGGTATTGGGTGTATTCCACATCGGTTACGGAGACCAGTCTGCACTTCGGGACATCGACGCAGGCAGACCAGCCTCTGAACTGATGACGGTTTACGACCATCTGGTTTAA
- a CDS encoding flavodoxin, whose amino-acid sequence MAKLLVAYASMTGNTEEIAELIVEGIKQGGHEVDLKSVTDCNAADVLDYDGFLIGVYTWGDGELPDEFLDFYEELDELDLSGKRAAVFGSGDTSYEQYCGAVDLAAAKLVERGAEVSPEMLKIEYSPMEQEKDTCRDFGKRFAAAGLQVS is encoded by the coding sequence ATGGCTAAATTGTTAGTGGCTTATGCAAGTATGACAGGAAATACGGAAGAGATTGCGGAACTGATCGTCGAAGGAATCAAACAAGGTGGGCATGAAGTGGATCTCAAGTCCGTAACGGATTGCAATGCAGCTGATGTGCTTGATTATGACGGGTTTCTCATTGGCGTATACACGTGGGGAGACGGTGAACTGCCAGATGAATTCCTCGATTTTTACGAAGAGCTGGATGAGCTTGATCTGAGTGGCAAACGGGCAGCGGTGTTCGGAAGTGGCGATACTTCTTATGAGCAGTACTGCGGGGCCGTAGATCTTGCGGCAGCGAAGCTGGTGGAGCGTGGGGCGGAGGTATCTCCAGAGATGCTGAAGATTGAATATAGTCCGATGGAGCAGGAGAAGGATACGTGCCGTGACTTTGGTAAACGTTTTGCTGCTGCCGGATTACAGGTGTCCTAA
- a CDS encoding class I SAM-dependent methyltransferase yields MYVAKNWKDYEVIDTGGGEKLERWGDVILRRPDPQIIWPLEKETNEWRQVHGHYHRSSSGGGSWDMKKPIPERWTIGYENLKFHIKPTSFKHTGLFPEQAANWSWMMDKIAGAGRPISVLNLFAYTGGATVAAAYAGASVVHVDAAKGMVQWAKENVQLSGLADRPVRFITDDVFKFVQREQRRGNRYDAIIMDPPSYGRGPNGETWKLEENLYPFLKSCMEILSDNPLFMLVNSYTTGISSTVLRNMLTMTMSAQYGGQITAGEIGLPITRSGLDLPCGILGRWES; encoded by the coding sequence ATGTACGTAGCAAAGAATTGGAAGGACTATGAAGTAATCGATACAGGAGGCGGCGAAAAGCTGGAGCGCTGGGGCGATGTAATTTTGCGCAGACCCGATCCACAGATCATTTGGCCCCTTGAAAAAGAAACCAATGAATGGCGCCAGGTTCACGGTCATTATCACCGCAGTTCTTCGGGCGGCGGCAGCTGGGACATGAAAAAACCGATCCCGGAACGCTGGACCATCGGATACGAAAACCTGAAATTTCATATTAAACCAACCAGCTTCAAGCATACCGGTCTGTTCCCTGAACAAGCGGCTAACTGGAGCTGGATGATGGATAAAATTGCTGGAGCAGGCCGTCCCATCTCTGTATTGAACCTGTTTGCGTATACAGGTGGTGCAACTGTTGCTGCTGCTTATGCCGGAGCTTCCGTTGTGCACGTGGATGCCGCTAAAGGCATGGTACAGTGGGCTAAAGAGAATGTTCAATTATCCGGTCTCGCGGATCGTCCTGTTCGTTTCATTACAGACGATGTATTCAAATTCGTACAACGCGAACAACGTCGCGGCAATCGGTATGACGCGATTATTATGGACCCGCCTTCCTATGGCCGCGGCCCTAACGGAGAGACATGGAAGCTGGAAGAGAACCTCTACCCTTTCCTGAAATCGTGTATGGAAATTTTGTCCGATAACCCATTATTCATGCTGGTCAATTCCTATACAACCGGTATTTCGTCTACTGTTCTGCGCAACATGCTGACAATGACGATGTCTGCTCAATACGGCGGTCAAATTACAGCAGGTGAAATCGGTCTTCCCATTACCCGTAGTGGTCTGGATCTGCCATGCGGCATCTTGGGCCGCTGGGAGTCCTGA
- a CDS encoding RluA family pseudouridine synthase, which translates to MMSEHSQTTGNIPILFEDNHLLGITKPVNVPTQEDASGDPDLLTLLKQDLKERYNKPGNVYLGLVHRLDRPVGGAMIFAKTSKAASRLSETVRGRHFRKIYAAVVHGKLPAQHGTLKHTLLKDARTNTVTVVPKGTTGGKDAVLDYRVIGETDRYSLVHIELHTGRSHQIRVQMKEMGCPLFGDQKYGAGVNKPGQQIALWSAIAAFPHPVTKEEIVLQSLPPREFPWAEWPAAVYDKSFKAEH; encoded by the coding sequence ATGATGTCCGAACATTCGCAAACAACGGGAAATATTCCGATTCTGTTTGAGGACAATCATTTGTTAGGCATTACGAAACCAGTCAATGTGCCTACCCAGGAAGATGCATCGGGTGATCCGGATCTGCTTACACTGCTGAAGCAGGATTTGAAAGAGCGATATAACAAACCTGGTAACGTTTATCTTGGATTAGTACATCGACTCGACCGCCCCGTTGGTGGTGCAATGATTTTTGCCAAAACATCGAAGGCTGCTTCAAGATTATCCGAGACGGTTCGGGGACGTCATTTCCGCAAAATATATGCGGCTGTTGTACATGGCAAGCTGCCTGCACAACACGGGACGTTAAAGCACACGCTGCTGAAAGATGCGCGTACCAATACCGTTACTGTTGTGCCTAAGGGTACAACTGGTGGTAAAGATGCTGTTCTGGATTATCGGGTCATCGGCGAAACGGACCGTTACAGTCTGGTTCACATCGAGCTGCACACAGGCAGATCACATCAGATCCGGGTCCAAATGAAAGAAATGGGCTGTCCGCTGTTCGGAGATCAAAAGTATGGTGCAGGTGTGAATAAGCCCGGACAACAAATTGCGCTCTGGTCTGCGATCGCTGCTTTTCCCCACCCGGTAACGAAGGAAGAAATTGTGCTGCAATCCCTGCCTCCCCGTGAATTCCCATGGGCAGAGTGGCCGGCGGCTGTGTATGATAAATCATTTAAAGCGGAACATTAA